Part of the Bacillus sp. N1-1 genome, GAACGTACTGGTACCATTCTCATCAGCATAGCTCCAAGCAGGTAGATAAAGGTCTTTATGGTTCTCTCGTTATTGAAGAGAAACAGAAAGAATATGAAAAAGATCAATCTTTCATCCTTGATGAATGGGCCGTCAATCAGGAGAAAAGGGATATAACGAATATGGGTGGCATGATGAAGGGCGCCATGTCAGGGAACGGTGAAGCTGATACTGAACAGATGTATGATACGTTCACAGTGAATGGAAGAGCAGGAGACGCCGTTGAACCATTGGTAATGAAAGAAGGCGAAACAGCAAGATTACGTTTTGTAAATGCTGGTTACCAGCAACATCTATTAGTTTTCCCAGGGAAAACAATGAAAGTGATCGAGATTGATGGTGAGAAGGTTAAGAATCCAAATGGGACTTCGAATGTACTAGAGATTGCACCAGGAGAACGGATCGATGTAGCATACACCAGACAGAGTAGTGAACCTGCTGTAATAAGAGAGAACCGCGGAGAAAATGCAGACGATATAGTGATTCCAGTTGTGTCCAGTGAAGGTGCAGAATCTGTAAAAAATAATCAATCGACATCATCTTCCAACTCTGATATTGCAACCGGTACTTCATTTGGAAGTGAAGAGGTGATTTTTAAAGAAGTACCTGAACCTGACGTCACATATAATATGGAATTGAATATGGGGATGGATATGGGCGAAGGAGTAGCCTTCCAAATTAATGAACAAGTCTTCCCTAATACCCCTCCTATTAATGTGAAAGAGGGAGATATCGTTAAGGTGAAAATAACGAATTCAGGAAACATGAACCACCCCATGCATTTGCATGGCCACCGGTTCCAGGTAGCCTCAAAAAATGGAAAGAAATATGATGCACCGCTCGTGAAGGATTTAATACACGTTAAACCAGGAGAAGAATACACCATCTACTTCAAAGCAGATAACAAAGGGGAATGGTTGTTTCATTGTCATGATAACAACCATGCTAATCGAGGAATGGTAACAATCTTAGATTACGAAGGTGTCTATTCACCATTTAATCTTGGTGGAGACTATAATAATCAGCCAAATTAAAATTATTTCTGGACGACTTTGGTACAAAACCGTGGTCACTTTTATTTGATAATACTATTTTCTTTGTTCGTATAAGAAAGAGTTATAAAACAACCAAGATACAGTGACTAACAATAAAGTTTTTCCGATTACAATTAGTATCACAAATTAATCGATAGTTGTCTTAAAAAGTAAAGTCTTAGGCAAAATAAATTCACACTCTTAATTTATTTTGCCTATTCGGCCATAATAATAAAAAATTACGAAAGTGGGAGGAGTACTGTGAAGAATAAAAGCGCAATAGCAATTACCTTTGCCATCCTTTCATTATTATTGGTGGCATGCGGTAATAATGAAAACATGAATGAGGGTACAAATATGGGGGCGTCACAAATGAATTCTGATTCAGAGGAAAGTATGGAAAGCATGAACCATTCAGGATCTAGTGATATTCCAAAAGGCTTAAAGGAAGCAAACAACCCAAATTATGAAGTTGATAGTAAAGCCATCATCACAGCAAGTCACATGAAAGGGATGGAAGGTGCTGAAGCTACAATTAAAGGTGCTTATCAAACGACAGCCTATGTGATTTCGTATACGCCTACTTTTGGTGGTGAGAAAGTAGATAACCATAAGTGGATAATACAAGAGGAAGTTGAAGAAGCTGGAGATAAGAACTTAGAAGAAGGAATGGAAGTTACCATTACAGCTTCACACATGGAGGGTATGAACGGAGCTAAAGGCATCATCGAATCGGCAAATCCTACCACTGTCTACATGGTGGATTATATGCCTACGACTGGGGGAAAGGAAGTAACCAATCATAAATGGGTTACAGAATCTGAACTAACCGTTAAATAGAGCGATATTATTCTAGCACTTGTTTATTATCATGCACCTATTCTACTCATAGGTAGGTGCATGTTGGTTTTAAAAGGGTTTGTACAAACAGCGACATAGTAGTATTAAAGATTGAAAAACCAACACATAGGTGAAAAAATATCTGAAACATTTACTCAAATGGAGTTTTTCTGATTGCTAGGCTTACTAGCTTACTAAGTAAGTTAAAGTGGTTCCAGTTAACTAAAACAACGATTAAGCACGATGCTATATTAGCAGTGGTTTTTTCACTTGTTGTTGTACTGCTTACACTGGTCAATTAAATCGTAGCGTATGTTGAATAAAAAAAGTACTCTATACAGGTTTTGTCAGGATATTAGAAAATTCAGTTTGAAGACAATACTCCTATGAATTTTTTGTTTGTCCTAGAGTTTTTTATCCCAATAATTTTTAGAATAGCATTTGTATTAATAGCATATAGGAGACTGTACCGGCTGCAATTGAGAGAAGCATATTCTTTCTCCAGAAATGAATAATGGCTATAAGAGCAATGGAAATGATTTCGGGAATTCCGCGAGTACCTGAAAAAAATGTTACATCCCTTAAGCAATAAATGACTAAAAAACCAAAAACGGCTGATGGTAAAACTTTACCAAGATATTGTACATAAGAAGGAGTAGGTTTACTACCCATTAAGTTATTTTCGTTGGCTACCAATTAATAGTAATGCACCCGGTCTTCAAGTTGAAGAAGAGATAAAAAAGAAGCAAGTTTATGTTCTTCATTCAGATCGATTTATCAGTGGTGGGCAGTCTTCTACTAATAAGTATCTTAGAATTTCTTTGGCTGCTACAAATTCCTTTGAGGAATTGAACAAGGGTTTAGATAGACTTAAAATCCATCTTAGCAACCAACATTAACTTTTTAACTATGCTGACTTTTAAACAACAAGATAAGGTATTTACTATTATTTTTGGTATTCGTTTCGTGGTCGTTATTTTTATGGTGATTTAATCTTTAACAAAATCAGGGCTTATATTCTACATACCTACTTATAGAAAAGAACGGTCAGTGGCTACTGCCCTTGATCGTTCTTTGTGGGACCTTATGATTTGTATTCCGTAATCGACATCCATTCACTTGAACACTTAAACTTAGACGATATCAGTCTGTTTTTGATTTGGTAACGAGTGCCTGGAGGGTATTGCTAAACGATCGTCGCATCGATGTTTTTAACAGAATCGACGTTTGAGGAGAGGCTAGCTGACCGAGAAGAGAAAGTAATGCCGCCTGAGTTGTTACGTTATGAATCGCTTTCGGGTTCATCCCCCGTTTAGCGGCTTCAAGGCAAATCGGATAAGCATTTTCCCCAACGGCGATGAGCACATCAACGTTCTTCTCTGCGGCAAGAGCGCCGACTTTGCGATGCTCCTGCTCCGCGTAATCCCCAAGTTCTTCAATTTCCCCTAAGACGGCAACCGTTTTTCTTCCTTCTGCTGTTTCAACGAGAACTTCTAACGCCGCTTTGATGGAAGTGGGATTTGTATTCCACGTGTCGTCGATGAGCAGGCTCCCTTTTTTTCCTTCATAAAACTGCAAATGACTTTTAATGTGATGGAACGTGTGGAGGCGACGAACTGCATCCTGGATCTTTACACCGACAAGGGTGGAAGCACCAATCGCAGCGAGGGCATTGGAAACGTTGTGCGTTCCGTAGCCAGGTACAAAACAAGCGAATTCACCTTCATGGCAGGCAAGAGTAAAATCCATGCCGTTTTTCTTGAGATTAAATTGGATCGAATGGGCTCGGTAATGCGCTTTCGGATCCTGACCATAGTATAGAACCTTTCCAGTAAACTCACTTAAATCAAAACTGCGAATCGTATCATCATCCCGATTTAAAAGGATCGTTCCGTTCTTTCCAACGGCTTTTAACATCTTTGCCTTTTCCGCAATATACGCCTCCTGACTTCGAAATCCCTCTATATGATCGGTACCAATCGCTGTGATAATCCCAATTTGTGGACGGAAGTAATGAGCCGAATAAAGCAGCTGATTTGGTCCAGATACGCCCATTTCAAAAACGGCATAATCCGTTTTTTCATCGATTTCAAGCAAATAATCAAGGTTTCTTGCGAGTCCGTTATGACTTAATTTCGTTCGAACAACGTGATCTTTTTCTGAGAGGATCCACGAGATCATTTCTTTCGTTGTCGTTTTTCCACACGTCCCGGTCACGCCGATCACGGGAAGCTGGAATAAGTTTCGGTAAAACGAAATAAATCGGCCATACGCTTTTCTCACATTCTCTACATAAACAACGGTCACATCATCTCGTACACTCTTCACGGCTTTTGGATTTGAGGTGACGACAGTTAAGTTGTGAACTGCCGGTAATGGAAAGGATGATTTTCTTTTCAATAGAAACACGAGCGATGAATCTGTGATCAGATGCTCGCCATACTTCGCCGCGTTTTGAATGGTTTTGGTCATGCTACCTGAAAGAACCTTTCCTTCTAGCACAGGCATCAATTGACGTAATGGAAGGTTTTTCATCGTAAACCTACTCTCGTATTAGACTTCTATGTATGTTATTCGGATTCATAGAAATCTGTACGGGCTAATCCACCATCTTAAGCGGGAGCACATCCCTTATTTCCTCCAAAAGCATATACTACCTTAGAGCTTGCCAACTGTGAAAAATGGATCGGGGGTAGTAGGATGTATGAGATCAAAGTATACGAGAAAAAAGGCCAAATGATGATCGTTTCGAAATCATCCTTTCCTGGTCTAGTTGGATATTCAAATCAGCACGTGCGACTACAATTCGGAATTAAAACGATAGAAGTGACGATTCACTTTTCTGATACTATCAATGAAGAAAATGTTCATCTTTCAACAAGTGTGGTGAAACAACTTGGACTACCATTAACGTGCGGCTATGATTTGGTTGTACAAGGGGACAAGATTACGATCGGTCCTTTTATTGGGATTCTTTGTGAATTAACGAATCGAAAATTAATGGAAATGTTACCAACATACAAAAGCTTTGTAAAAGGTTACCGCTACATTGGCGGCGCGGTCGCTGTGTTTTCGATAGAAGGAATTCATAAAGAAAAGCAAATGATTTCTGGATATCTCTATCATCCAGAGAAAAACACCTGGGAAGTGAAATCTTTCCCGTTTCCAGCCGTCGTGATGTCGATTGCAGAGCCAAGTTTAACCTCCTCATGGGAAGTCTTTCATGAGCATATGAAGAATTTTGACTCGCTGCTAGGAGGTTGCGTTTTTAACTATCCGCATTTCTCAAAATGGGAGATGCATCAAATACTGCTACCGGAATTGAAGGAGTATTTACCTGAAACAGCCCTTTACAGAGATGTGGAGGA contains:
- a CDS encoding multicopper oxidase family protein, which translates into the protein MKRKVIGSIVIVVLLIIGGVVFLNSPFYSSGDKTLPEGVKQGEMSILEVNAQKPEDRTVKTFNLTAEETEWNISEDKQINAWTYNGTVPGKPLRVTEGDFIRINLKNELDVPVTIHWHGMLLPNEMDGVPGLTQNAVQPGKSFTYEFIANDAGTYWYHSHQHSSKQVDKGLYGSLVIEEKQKEYEKDQSFILDEWAVNQEKRDITNMGGMMKGAMSGNGEADTEQMYDTFTVNGRAGDAVEPLVMKEGETARLRFVNAGYQQHLLVFPGKTMKVIEIDGEKVKNPNGTSNVLEIAPGERIDVAYTRQSSEPAVIRENRGENADDIVIPVVSSEGAESVKNNQSTSSSNSDIATGTSFGSEEVIFKEVPEPDVTYNMELNMGMDMGEGVAFQINEQVFPNTPPINVKEGDIVKVKITNSGNMNHPMHLHGHRFQVASKNGKKYDAPLVKDLIHVKPGEEYTIYFKADNKGEWLFHCHDNNHANRGMVTILDYEGVYSPFNLGGDYNNQPN
- a CDS encoding YdhK family protein, with amino-acid sequence MKNKSAIAITFAILSLLLVACGNNENMNEGTNMGASQMNSDSEESMESMNHSGSSDIPKGLKEANNPNYEVDSKAIITASHMKGMEGAEATIKGAYQTTAYVISYTPTFGGEKVDNHKWIIQEEVEEAGDKNLEEGMEVTITASHMEGMNGAKGIIESANPTTVYMVDYMPTTGGKEVTNHKWVTESELTVK
- a CDS encoding AzlD domain-containing protein, translating into MGSKPTPSYVQYLGKVLPSAVFGFLVIYCLRDVTFFSGTRGIPEIISIALIAIIHFWRKNMLLSIAAGTVSYMLLIQMLF
- the murF gene encoding UDP-N-acetylmuramoyl-tripeptide--D-alanyl-D-alanine ligase, which translates into the protein MKNLPLRQLMPVLEGKVLSGSMTKTIQNAAKYGEHLITDSSLVFLLKRKSSFPLPAVHNLTVVTSNPKAVKSVRDDVTVVYVENVRKAYGRFISFYRNLFQLPVIGVTGTCGKTTTKEMISWILSEKDHVVRTKLSHNGLARNLDYLLEIDEKTDYAVFEMGVSGPNQLLYSAHYFRPQIGIITAIGTDHIEGFRSQEAYIAEKAKMLKAVGKNGTILLNRDDDTIRSFDLSEFTGKVLYYGQDPKAHYRAHSIQFNLKKNGMDFTLACHEGEFACFVPGYGTHNVSNALAAIGASTLVGVKIQDAVRRLHTFHHIKSHLQFYEGKKGSLLIDDTWNTNPTSIKAALEVLVETAEGRKTVAVLGEIEELGDYAEQEHRKVGALAAEKNVDVLIAVGENAYPICLEAAKRGMNPKAIHNVTTQAALLSLLGQLASPQTSILLKTSMRRSFSNTLQALVTKSKTD
- a CDS encoding YheC/YheD family protein codes for the protein MYEIKVYEKKGQMMIVSKSSFPGLVGYSNQHVRLQFGIKTIEVTIHFSDTINEENVHLSTSVVKQLGLPLTCGYDLVVQGDKITIGPFIGILCELTNRKLMEMLPTYKSFVKGYRYIGGAVAVFSIEGIHKEKQMISGYLYHPEKNTWEVKSFPFPAVVMSIAEPSLTSSWEVFHEHMKNFDSLLGGCVFNYPHFSKWEMHQILLPELKEYLPETALYRDVEDIYDMLNRYQSIYVKPVQGRLGKRIFNVVKNGDQIKVKYDEKRRRHEEVFAARAESNLFFQKHLIPDGFLIQQTIPLKTHEGSVIDFRVMVAKNEKGLWENLGIYSRYGARGQIVSNITAGGHTEIARSTLETVWKLEDKEIQRVEQEMERIVLRSIQELEDQGYHLGNIGVDIGLDDECKMSIIEINHQNPDPYIALMAKDRLAFYKCRFQLMRYGRYLGGF